The Deltaproteobacteria bacterium genome includes a region encoding these proteins:
- a CDS encoding Hpt domain-containing protein, which yields MNFKQLAENLGLEEDEYLELARRLIQTCRSDLTRIESAARDRNAGDIAGWPHSIKGAAGNLGLMEIHDLAAQGEQIVRDNTLDQVPGCFGAGNRGEFPGSNRGYLREAIIRRHPSSPCDPSHDND from the coding sequence ATGAATTTTAAACAACTCGCTGAGAATCTCGGACTGGAAGAGGATGAATATCTGGAGTTGGCCCGGCGCCTCATTCAAACCTGCAGATCGGACCTAACGAGAATTGAATCTGCCGCAAGAGACAGGAATGCAGGTGACATAGCGGGCTGGCCTCATTCCATAAAAGGGGCTGCGGGCAATCTCGGCCTGATGGAGATCCACGATCTGGCCGCACAAGGTGAACAGATTGTTCGAGACAATACCCTGGATCAGGTCCCCGGTTGTTTTGGGGCTGGAAACAGGGGTGAATTCCCTGGCAGTAATCGCGGGTATTTAAGGGAAGCCATTATCCGTCGTCATCCGTCTTCACCATGCGATCCATCCCATGACAACGATTGA